One window of Microcoleus vaginatus PCC 9802 genomic DNA carries:
- a CDS encoding helix-turn-helix domain-containing protein produces MTKNLLFLFFKTTKQKLHSQEPETAQKKKLAEIGTQLRQYREQHSICLDKVAVVTMIRRNLLQAIEDGQLDQLPEPVYTQGLIRRYAEAMGLDGTQFAEFFPIEPPPRSRKKLSWQDGPQLRPMHLYLFYTFLIICSVNVLSQLISGSVTAKNGAGAEELALGQQEQARLAAEASRSSQNQKPDSYEAVEAVRTGQNLNKSGNKPVMVSVTFKDESWMQVEVDGKTEFEGTLPSGTVRTWGAQKQLVVVAGNAGGVMVALNNGQAEPLGDPGVAKEVVFKANELKPSAPPNNEG; encoded by the coding sequence ATGACAAAGAATTTATTGTTTTTATTCTTCAAAACCACTAAGCAGAAACTGCACTCCCAAGAGCCAGAAACAGCTCAGAAGAAGAAGCTAGCGGAAATTGGAACTCAACTCCGTCAGTACCGCGAACAGCACTCGATTTGTTTGGACAAAGTAGCCGTGGTAACAATGATTCGGCGGAATCTGCTACAAGCAATTGAGGACGGTCAACTAGACCAACTTCCCGAACCCGTCTACACTCAGGGTTTGATCAGGCGCTACGCTGAAGCAATGGGTTTGGACGGAACTCAGTTTGCCGAATTTTTTCCGATCGAACCGCCCCCCCGATCGAGAAAGAAGCTATCCTGGCAAGATGGGCCTCAGTTGCGGCCGATGCACCTCTACCTCTTTTACACATTTCTAATTATCTGTTCGGTCAATGTTTTATCTCAGTTGATCAGCGGTTCTGTTACCGCAAAAAACGGTGCGGGAGCCGAAGAACTAGCGCTTGGGCAGCAAGAACAAGCCCGTTTAGCTGCTGAGGCATCGAGATCCTCACAAAATCAGAAACCGGATAGTTACGAGGCTGTCGAAGCAGTAAGAACCGGTCAAAATTTAAATAAATCTGGCAATAAACCAGTGATGGTAAGCGTCACTTTTAAAGACGAATCGTGGATGCAGGTTGAAGTCGATGGTAAAACAGAGTTTGAAGGAACTTTGCCTTCAGGGACTGTTCGCACCTGGGGGGCTCAAAAGCAATTGGTAGTGGTAGCAGGTAACGCCGGCGGGGTAATGGTTGCTCTTAATAACGGACAAGCCGAACCACTCGGAGATCCTGGAGTCGCCAAAGAAGTTGTTTTTAAAGCAAACGAACTCAAGCCTTCAGCACCGCCCAACAATGAAGGGTAA
- the malQ gene encoding 4-alpha-glucanotransferase: MLFPRSSGILLHPTSFPSRFGIGDMGIEAYRFIDFLVESDQQYWQLLPLGPTGYGNSPYSCYSAMAGNPLLINPELLRDDQLLADEDFANLPEFPLDYVDFERAIALKVPLLKKACENFKTKASPIQQKEFSGFCESKENWLEDYALFMALKDHFGGVSWNNWEPEIARREPKSLEKWRQQLNAEIYYYKYVQFEFFRQWTELKRYANMRDIKIIGDIPIYVAHDSADVWSHPEIFCLDEATGEPALMAGVPPDYFSSTGQLWGNPVYNWEKLQANNFEWWVERFEAIFSYVDVTRIDHFRGFEAYWAVKRGQETAMYGEWIKAPGTALLDVINEKFGNLPIIAEDLGVITPEVEALRDRFEFPGMKILQFAFGAGPDDPFWPFNYDPNCVVYTGTHDNDTTVGWFNQLQDYQRDEVYRYLGCIDPQGIHWSLIRMGWMSVANIAIVPYQDLLGLDTDARMNFPGKAEGNWGWRYRPEALNWEVRDRLKTMTYISGRAPNKQ, encoded by the coding sequence ATGCTTTTTCCCCGATCGAGCGGCATACTACTCCACCCCACATCCTTTCCCAGTCGATTTGGCATTGGGGACATGGGAATAGAAGCATATCGCTTTATTGACTTTTTAGTTGAGAGCGACCAGCAATACTGGCAGCTATTGCCGCTGGGCCCCACAGGATACGGCAATTCTCCTTATTCGTGCTATTCAGCAATGGCGGGAAATCCCCTGCTAATTAACCCAGAACTGCTGCGGGACGATCAATTGCTCGCAGATGAAGACTTCGCTAATTTGCCAGAATTTCCGCTGGATTATGTAGACTTCGAGCGAGCGATCGCCCTGAAAGTGCCTTTGCTTAAAAAAGCTTGCGAAAACTTCAAAACCAAAGCATCCCCGATCCAGCAAAAAGAATTCTCAGGTTTTTGCGAAAGCAAAGAGAATTGGCTGGAAGATTACGCCTTATTTATGGCACTAAAAGATCACTTTGGCGGTGTTAGCTGGAACAATTGGGAACCAGAAATTGCCCGTCGAGAACCAAAGTCCCTAGAGAAGTGGCGCCAGCAGCTAAATGCTGAGATTTATTACTACAAATACGTCCAGTTTGAGTTTTTTCGCCAATGGACGGAGTTGAAACGCTATGCTAATATGCGGGACATTAAAATTATTGGGGATATTCCGATTTATGTAGCTCACGACAGCGCGGATGTATGGTCTCATCCAGAAATATTTTGCTTGGATGAAGCCACCGGAGAACCAGCTTTAATGGCGGGAGTTCCCCCGGATTACTTCAGCAGTACAGGTCAATTGTGGGGCAACCCCGTCTACAATTGGGAGAAGTTGCAAGCAAATAATTTTGAGTGGTGGGTGGAGCGTTTTGAAGCGATTTTCTCTTATGTAGACGTGACTCGGATCGACCACTTTCGAGGATTTGAGGCTTACTGGGCGGTGAAGCGGGGACAAGAAACTGCTATGTACGGAGAGTGGATTAAAGCGCCGGGAACAGCTTTGTTGGATGTAATTAATGAGAAGTTTGGCAACTTGCCGATTATCGCTGAGGATTTAGGGGTAATTACTCCTGAAGTGGAAGCTTTGCGCGATCGGTTCGAGTTTCCGGGAATGAAGATTTTGCAGTTTGCTTTCGGCGCTGGACCCGACGATCCTTTTTGGCCTTTTAATTACGATCCCAACTGCGTAGTCTACACCGGCACTCACGACAACGACACTACTGTCGGATGGTTCAATCAACTCCAAGACTACCAAAGAGATGAGGTCTATCGTTATTTGGGCTGCATCGATCCCCAGGGAATTCACTGGTCTTTAATCCGCATGGGTTGGATGTCGGTAGCTAATATCGCAATTGTGCCGTATCAAGACTTGTTGGGTTTGGATACAGACGCGCGGATGAATTTTCCTGGGAAAGCAGAGGGAAATTGGGGCTGGCGGTATCGGCCTGAAGCTTTGAATTGGGAAGTGCGCGATCGGCTCAAAACCATGACTTACATCTCCGGGCGCGCTCCTAATAAACAGTGA
- a CDS encoding rRNA pseudouridine synthase has product MSDERLQKILAQWGIASRRLAEQMIVAGRVRVNGNIVRLGEKANPDRDLIQVDGVPVKPTDRPAKVYLLLNKPAGVVSTCSDPRARSKVLDLLPPQLRSGQGIHPVGRLDADSTGALLLTNDGKLTFCLTHPRHSIAKTYQVWVRGDPPERILQTWRQGIILSGRETLPAKVKVIDRALDETLLEVILSEGRNRQIRRTAELLGYPVVRLHRTAIGPIQLQRPGSPILPPGCCRPLEDAEIIYLWNLVNLTSISVPVNSQEHSI; this is encoded by the coding sequence ATGTCTGATGAAAGGCTGCAAAAAATCCTCGCCCAGTGGGGCATTGCCTCTCGCCGTCTTGCAGAACAGATGATTGTAGCTGGACGAGTCCGAGTTAATGGCAATATTGTTCGCTTAGGAGAAAAAGCGAATCCCGATCGCGATCTCATCCAAGTCGATGGAGTCCCGGTGAAACCAACGGATCGACCCGCAAAAGTCTATCTGTTGCTCAACAAACCGGCAGGCGTAGTTTCTACGTGCAGCGATCCAAGGGCCCGATCGAAAGTTCTCGACTTGCTGCCACCCCAACTGCGCTCCGGTCAAGGCATCCACCCCGTAGGACGCTTAGATGCAGATTCCACCGGCGCCCTCTTGCTTACCAATGATGGTAAGCTGACATTTTGTTTGACCCATCCGCGTCACTCGATCGCCAAAACTTATCAGGTTTGGGTACGGGGCGATCCCCCGGAACGCATACTACAAACGTGGCGTCAGGGCATCATCTTGTCCGGCAGAGAAACTTTGCCCGCGAAAGTTAAAGTTATCGATCGCGCGCTTGACGAAACTCTGTTAGAAGTCATTCTCTCAGAAGGCAGAAACCGACAGATTCGGCGAACAGCCGAGCTGTTGGGATATCCCGTGGTGCGCCTGCACCGCACAGCCATTGGCCCGATTCAATTGCAGCGGCCCGGTTCGCCAATATTGCCACCAGGCTGCTGCCGACCCCTAGAAGATGCGGAAATTATTTATTTATGGAATCTAGTCAACCTAACATCAATAAGCGTGCCAGTAAATTCCCAGGAGCACAGCATATGA
- a CDS encoding phosphatidate cytidylyltransferase — protein MPWSRILSGIVAIALALGMIIMGGWYFTVGFGVIVYLGQLEYFQLARAKGIAPAAKTTLAVSQGLLITAALAPELVDAMFPLAGTLICFYLLFQPKLSTIADIASSILGLFYGGYLPSYWIRLRVGLDPANLATTELGQAVASNLPINIYSPPSWTNSSSISLGLTSLLLAFLCIWAADIGAYFVGKFFGRTSLSHISPKKTVEGAVFGVCGSIAVAVAGSWYLNWPGWPYTGPAFGLLIGVASLLGDLTESMMKRDAGVKDSGQLIPGHGGILDRTDSYVFTAPLVYYFVTLLLPAIDSFLINR, from the coding sequence ATGCCTTGGTCTCGTATCCTGAGTGGAATAGTTGCGATCGCCCTTGCTTTGGGAATGATTATTATGGGGGGATGGTACTTCACCGTCGGCTTTGGAGTCATCGTCTACCTAGGTCAATTGGAATATTTTCAATTAGCCAGGGCTAAAGGCATTGCACCCGCTGCCAAAACTACCTTAGCCGTCAGTCAAGGCCTCTTAATTACTGCCGCCCTAGCACCGGAACTCGTAGATGCCATGTTCCCCTTAGCGGGAACCTTAATCTGTTTCTACCTGTTATTCCAACCTAAATTATCGACGATCGCCGATATTGCCTCCTCAATTTTAGGATTGTTCTACGGCGGTTATTTGCCCAGCTATTGGATACGGCTGCGAGTCGGACTCGACCCAGCCAATCTTGCTACAACTGAACTGGGGCAAGCAGTAGCAAGCAATTTGCCGATTAACATTTACTCGCCACCGTCTTGGACAAATTCCAGCAGCATATCTTTAGGATTGACTTCGCTGCTGCTGGCTTTCCTCTGCATCTGGGCCGCTGACATTGGGGCTTATTTTGTCGGCAAATTCTTCGGCCGCACTAGCCTGTCCCACATTAGCCCCAAAAAGACCGTTGAAGGTGCCGTATTTGGAGTTTGCGGCAGCATCGCCGTGGCAGTCGCTGGGTCTTGGTATTTAAACTGGCCGGGGTGGCCGTATACTGGGCCTGCTTTTGGTCTGTTGATTGGCGTTGCTAGTCTGTTGGGAGATTTAACTGAGTCGATGATGAAGCGAGACGCCGGTGTTAAGGATTCGGGACAGTTGATCCCCGGTCACGGTGGCATTCTCGATCGCACCGACAGTTATGTTTTTACCGCACCGTTAGTCTACTATTTTGTCACTTTACTGTTGCCGGCGATCGACTCTTTTTTAATTAATCGGTAA
- a CDS encoding photosystem II protein Y gives MDFDFRILIVLMPVLLAGGWAAYNIGSIALKQVQKFLNKQA, from the coding sequence ATGGATTTTGACTTCCGCATACTAATAGTATTGATGCCCGTATTGTTGGCGGGCGGCTGGGCTGCCTACAACATCGGCAGTATAGCTCTCAAACAAGTGCAGAAATTTTTGAACAAGCAAGCTTAA
- a CDS encoding DUF2993 domain-containing protein, which translates to MTLDRNSLQFDNRDGAGGSGGTVNLGEEPGRPSPSQGSRIASAVLSPAVQLWLRSQVQQVDELKVKIEGSDRQIFSGAIPKVTAAARGAVYKGLHLTEVAIEGCGIRINLGQALKGQPLRLLESVPVTGVLRLRQADLNASLKAPLLADALSEFLLPLLPLTDREQSLKLQNSQIAIEAGLLTLSAAILRAGGRQISFVLRTGLRIASGRELMFEAPEIEMDGELKSSDFNGFKIDFGPEVEIEELILSPGEIVCRGGIRVLP; encoded by the coding sequence ATGACTCTCGATCGAAACTCTCTTCAATTTGACAATAGAGATGGGGCTGGTGGCTCTGGTGGGACTGTTAATCTCGGCGAGGAGCCGGGGAGACCTTCGCCGAGTCAAGGCAGCCGGATCGCGAGCGCCGTGCTGTCTCCGGCGGTGCAGTTGTGGCTGCGATCGCAAGTTCAGCAGGTGGACGAGTTGAAGGTGAAAATTGAGGGGAGCGATCGACAAATCTTCAGCGGTGCGATCCCCAAAGTAACGGCTGCAGCTCGCGGTGCTGTGTATAAAGGACTACACCTAACTGAAGTTGCCATAGAGGGCTGTGGCATTCGCATCAACCTCGGTCAAGCTCTCAAAGGCCAACCGCTGCGCCTCCTAGAATCCGTTCCCGTGACAGGCGTTTTGAGGCTTCGTCAAGCGGATTTGAATGCGTCCCTGAAAGCCCCTTTGCTTGCTGATGCTTTGAGCGAATTTTTGCTGCCCCTGCTGCCACTGACAGATAGGGAACAGTCGCTGAAGTTGCAAAATTCGCAGATTGCTATTGAGGCGGGTTTGTTGACGCTTTCGGCGGCAATTTTGCGCGCTGGCGGTAGGCAAATTTCTTTTGTACTGCGGACTGGTTTGCGGATAGCCAGCGGTCGCGAATTAATGTTTGAAGCACCAGAAATCGAAATGGATGGAGAATTAAAGAGCAGTGATTTCAATGGTTTTAAAATTGATTTTGGGCCGGAAGTTGAGATAGAAGAGTTGATTTTGAGTCCGGGGGAGATTGTTTGTCGGGGAGGAATTAGAGTTTTGCCTTAG
- a CDS encoding MinD/ParA family protein, producing the protein MSKIISVHSYRGGTGKSNTTANLASIIARDGNRVAIVDTDIQSPGIHVLFGFSESNMDHCLNDYLWGRCPIADTAYNVSSLLPKLASNGNLYLIPSSIKAGEIARVLREGYDVGLLTDGFQELIEVLNLDYLFIDTHPGLNEETLLSITISDILLLILRPDQQDFQGTAVTVDVARKLEVPKILMTINKAPESLDFEDLKQQVESIYNIPVAGVLPHSDQMMLLASKGVFVLHFPNDPLTKVVERIAKQIVG; encoded by the coding sequence ATGTCCAAAATCATCTCTGTCCACTCTTACCGGGGCGGAACTGGCAAATCGAACACGACAGCAAACCTGGCATCTATTATCGCTCGCGACGGAAATCGGGTCGCCATTGTGGACACAGACATTCAATCACCGGGGATTCACGTGCTGTTCGGTTTCAGCGAGAGCAACATGGATCACTGCCTGAACGATTACCTGTGGGGCCGGTGTCCGATCGCGGATACGGCCTACAATGTGAGTTCGCTGCTGCCCAAATTAGCCAGTAACGGCAACCTCTACCTGATTCCTTCGAGCATTAAAGCAGGGGAGATAGCGCGAGTTTTGCGGGAAGGCTACGATGTGGGACTGCTTACCGACGGCTTTCAAGAACTGATCGAGGTTTTGAACTTAGACTACCTATTTATAGACACGCACCCGGGGCTCAACGAAGAAACCCTCCTCAGCATCACCATTTCCGACATCCTCCTGCTGATTCTGCGTCCGGATCAGCAAGATTTTCAGGGAACGGCTGTCACAGTAGATGTGGCCCGCAAATTAGAAGTTCCCAAGATTTTGATGACGATCAATAAAGCCCCAGAATCCCTGGATTTCGAGGATTTGAAGCAGCAAGTAGAGAGTATTTACAACATCCCAGTGGCAGGGGTACTGCCCCACAGCGACCAGATGATGCTGCTCGCCAGCAAGGGAGTGTTTGTGCTGCACTTCCCTAACGACCCTCTAACTAAGGTTGTGGAAAGGATTGCGAAACAGATTGTGGGATAA
- a CDS encoding aminotransferase class I/II-fold pyridoxal phosphate-dependent enzyme — MGRAREYSKKLPENIGTGSTSPYKILWFFPTALLRYQIQQSRLIVSPANSQTKTPLLDALRDRTNQPHAPFYAPGHKRGQGISQPLIDLFGATVFRSDLPELPELDNLFNPEGAIAEAQDLAAAAFGAQSTRFLANGSTCGIIAAILATCGPGDKIILPRNIHSSAISGLILSGAIPIFVSPEYNPDWDIANSITPEATASALEQHPDAKAVMIVYPTYHGVCGDLRAIAQITHQYNIPLLVDEAHGAHFNFHPNLPEPALSAGADLTVQSIHKTLGAMTQASMLHIKGDRIDIQKLNRALQLVQSTSPSYLLLASLDAARQQIALHGKELMAQTLQIAEKARSRISQIPGLSVLEPLNTPGFAALDRTRLTVKVSGLGITGFTADDILHSQLGVTAELPMPQHLTFIISLGNTESDIDNLVKACTLLEGRRKKEEGRRKKQYEILPIPPFPHPPLSPHSKLKTDYEELFPLSPREAFFFPAETVPADKAVDRLSAELICPYPPGIPVLMPGEIITPAAVDYLQQILAAGGKITGCSDPGLQTLKVVRQ, encoded by the coding sequence TCCCTACAAGATATTATGGTTTTTTCCTACCGCTCTACTTAGATATCAAATACAGCAATCAAGATTAATCGTGTCACCAGCAAACTCTCAAACAAAAACTCCCCTATTAGATGCTTTGCGCGATCGCACAAATCAGCCACACGCCCCATTTTATGCCCCCGGACATAAACGCGGACAAGGAATCTCTCAACCCCTAATTGACTTATTCGGTGCGACAGTATTTCGATCGGATTTGCCGGAATTGCCGGAATTAGATAATCTCTTTAATCCAGAAGGTGCAATTGCCGAAGCTCAAGACTTAGCCGCCGCAGCATTTGGAGCCCAATCAACTCGGTTTTTGGCTAACGGTTCGACTTGCGGAATTATCGCCGCCATCTTAGCAACTTGCGGCCCCGGCGATAAAATTATCTTGCCTCGAAATATCCACTCATCGGCGATTTCAGGTTTGATTTTATCCGGTGCAATTCCAATTTTTGTCAGTCCCGAGTACAATCCGGATTGGGATATTGCCAACAGCATCACCCCAGAAGCCACAGCCTCCGCATTAGAACAACATCCCGACGCCAAAGCAGTAATGATAGTTTACCCAACCTATCACGGCGTCTGCGGGGATTTGCGGGCGATCGCCCAAATTACCCATCAATACAACATACCGTTATTAGTAGACGAAGCCCACGGCGCGCACTTTAACTTTCATCCAAACTTGCCAGAACCAGCACTATCAGCCGGTGCCGATTTAACAGTACAATCAATCCACAAAACCCTCGGTGCAATGACACAAGCATCGATGCTGCACATCAAGGGCGATCGCATAGATATCCAAAAATTAAATAGAGCATTGCAGCTAGTACAATCTACCAGTCCCAGCTACTTATTATTAGCATCCCTAGACGCCGCCCGCCAACAAATCGCACTCCACGGCAAAGAATTAATGGCGCAAACTTTACAGATAGCAGAAAAAGCGCGATCGCGCATCAGTCAAATTCCCGGCTTATCAGTTTTAGAACCGTTAAATACACCGGGTTTTGCAGCATTAGATCGAACCCGGCTAACCGTAAAAGTATCAGGTTTAGGAATCACAGGATTTACCGCCGATGATATTCTGCACTCTCAACTCGGCGTCACGGCAGAATTACCAATGCCGCAACATCTAACATTTATTATCAGCTTGGGAAATACAGAATCAGATATTGACAATTTAGTTAAAGCTTGTACTCTTTTAGAAGGAAGAAGGAAGAAGGAAGAAGGAAGAAGGAAGAAACAATACGAGATTCTCCCCATCCCCCCATTTCCCCATCCCCCTCTGTCGCCCCATTCAAAACTCAAAACTGATTACGAGGAATTATTCCCCCTTTCCCCCCGTGAGGCTTTCTTTTTCCCAGCGGAAACAGTACCCGCAGACAAAGCAGTCGATCGACTCAGCGCCGAACTCATCTGTCCCTATCCCCCAGGAATACCAGTCCTGATGCCCGGTGAAATCATTACCCCAGCAGCCGTTGACTACCTGCAACAAATCCTGGCCGCCGGCGGAAAAATCACAGGTTGCAGCGATCCCGGCCTCCAAACTCTCAAGGTTGTGCGACAGTAA
- the cbiT gene encoding precorrin-6Y C5,15-methyltransferase subunit CbiT: protein MLWPYVTPGIPDDLFERLPGIPMSKREVRLLLISHLRLQADSVVWDIGAGTGTIAVETGLLCPKGRIIAVERDEEVASLIRRNCDRFELNNVEVIEGSAPECLANLPQPPHRVCIEGGRPIKAILQEVWRYLPPHGRVVATASNLENLYALSEGFAELQVRNIEVVQSAVNRLETRGLSQTFAAVNPIFILSGEKLD, encoded by the coding sequence ATGCTTTGGCCCTACGTCACTCCAGGCATCCCGGATGACTTATTTGAACGTTTACCGGGAATTCCCATGAGTAAGCGAGAAGTCCGACTGCTGTTAATCTCCCACCTACGGCTGCAAGCAGATTCAGTGGTGTGGGACATCGGTGCAGGTACTGGTACGATCGCCGTAGAAACAGGTTTGCTGTGTCCCAAAGGTCGGATTATTGCCGTCGAAAGGGACGAAGAAGTAGCAAGCTTGATTCGCAGAAATTGCGATCGATTCGAGCTCAACAACGTAGAAGTCATAGAAGGCAGTGCGCCGGAATGCCTTGCAAACCTGCCCCAACCCCCCCACCGAGTCTGCATCGAAGGAGGTCGCCCCATTAAAGCCATTCTCCAAGAAGTCTGGCGGTACTTGCCACCCCACGGTAGAGTTGTCGCCACAGCATCGAATTTAGAGAATCTTTACGCCCTTTCCGAAGGGTTTGCCGAGTTACAAGTCCGCAACATCGAAGTAGTCCAGTCCGCCGTTAACCGCTTGGAGACTCGCGGCCTCAGTCAAACCTTTGCCGCCGTCAATCCCATATTTATTCTCAGCGGCGAAAAGCTCGATTAG
- a CDS encoding CHASE2 domain-containing protein, with amino-acid sequence MSKISKKIRSAAAQLSQMYKPSLALAKSVLIASAAVTLSLIGAKQLGLLEPIELSAYDQMVRWRPDEKPDSRLLVVGITEADIQKLKQWPISDRKIAEILQKLEKMQPAVIGLDVLRDVPLGDGREELTKILQKSDRIIGVCLVTDGSPDNPGSPPAPGLPQNRVGFADFGVDPGGILRRALLFMKPPTMEGNSSAQKHLCNDDSQVLYSFNLQLALHYLQGQKISPKLAPDQSLWLGKTQLKQLASNDGGYTNADVRGYQILINYRSKRQVANQVRITDVLEGKVDPNLVKDKIVLIGYTTETVKDFFYTPYSGRKQSNQFMPGIVAHAQVVSQILSAVLDNRPMLWFWAEWAEILWISAWSIVGGTVASRMAHPVQLALTFAAMLCGCCAISFGIFLLGGWVPVAAPALALILTGGSIVSAERFNKAGYGKAISDRVKQVFKIEIDQAKKEQQVAEITESDFFKELQQKKDKLRISKQETSQKVPSEPQEITATTPELPKAESQTDDYLAQLQEKAKQQKQRAPVTESESSSPTGAIEAGGGASSAETKPDDEFSDLQTKAKQMRQRRGAQKRIKDEKIDSLTDKEDLGGKEE; translated from the coding sequence ATGAGTAAAATATCTAAAAAAATTCGATCGGCAGCGGCTCAATTGAGTCAAATGTATAAACCATCACTAGCATTGGCTAAGTCTGTATTAATTGCCAGCGCGGCAGTAACATTATCCTTGATAGGGGCCAAACAGCTAGGACTACTCGAACCCATAGAATTAAGCGCTTACGACCAAATGGTGAGGTGGCGTCCCGACGAAAAGCCAGACTCGCGCTTGCTAGTTGTGGGGATTACCGAAGCAGACATTCAGAAACTGAAACAGTGGCCGATATCCGATCGCAAAATAGCTGAAATCTTACAAAAACTAGAAAAAATGCAGCCGGCAGTCATCGGTTTAGATGTACTGCGAGACGTACCTTTAGGAGATGGGCGCGAGGAATTAACTAAAATTTTACAAAAAAGCGATCGCATTATCGGGGTATGTTTAGTCACCGACGGAAGCCCGGACAATCCCGGTTCTCCGCCTGCGCCGGGACTGCCACAAAACCGGGTGGGATTTGCAGATTTCGGAGTCGATCCGGGTGGCATACTCCGCAGGGCTTTATTATTTATGAAACCGCCGACAATGGAGGGCAACTCCTCGGCCCAAAAACATCTTTGTAATGACGACTCTCAAGTTTTATATTCCTTCAACCTCCAGCTAGCACTCCACTACCTGCAAGGGCAAAAAATCTCTCCTAAACTTGCACCAGATCAATCTTTATGGCTGGGAAAAACCCAATTAAAACAACTAGCAAGCAATGACGGAGGATACACAAATGCCGATGTCAGGGGATATCAAATATTAATTAACTATCGTTCCAAGCGGCAAGTCGCCAACCAAGTCAGAATTACGGATGTTTTAGAAGGGAAAGTTGACCCGAATTTAGTTAAAGATAAAATAGTGCTCATCGGTTACACCACAGAAACCGTTAAAGATTTCTTTTATACTCCTTACAGTGGGCGAAAGCAAAGCAACCAATTCATGCCTGGTATCGTGGCACACGCACAAGTAGTCAGCCAAATTTTGAGTGCAGTTTTAGACAACAGACCGATGTTATGGTTTTGGGCGGAATGGGCAGAAATCTTGTGGATTTCGGCATGGTCAATTGTGGGAGGAACCGTGGCCTCGCGGATGGCTCACCCAGTGCAGTTGGCGCTGACATTCGCAGCCATGCTGTGCGGGTGCTGCGCGATCAGCTTTGGGATTTTTCTGTTGGGAGGGTGGGTGCCTGTGGCAGCGCCAGCCTTAGCATTAATCTTAACTGGCGGTAGCATTGTATCAGCAGAGAGATTTAATAAAGCCGGATATGGGAAAGCAATTAGCGATCGAGTAAAACAAGTATTCAAAATCGAAATAGACCAAGCCAAAAAGGAACAGCAAGTCGCAGAGATCACAGAATCTGATTTCTTTAAAGAATTGCAGCAAAAGAAAGATAAACTGAGAATTAGCAAACAAGAAACCTCTCAAAAAGTACCTTCCGAACCCCAAGAAATAACTGCAACTACCCCAGAGCTTCCCAAGGCCGAAAGTCAGACAGACGACTACTTAGCTCAGTTGCAGGAAAAAGCCAAACAGCAGAAGCAGCGCGCCCCCGTGACTGAATCGGAAAGCAGCTCACCAACGGGTGCGATCGAGGCGGGCGGCGGTGCTAGTTCAGCCGAAACTAAACCTGATGACGAGTTCAGCGATTTGCAAACCAAAGCCAAACAGATGCGGCAGCGCAGGGGCGCCCAAAAGAGGATAAAAGATGAAAAAATTGATAGTTTAACAGATAAGGAGGATTTGGGGGGCAAGGAAGAATGA